The Thiomonas sp. FB-Cd genome includes a window with the following:
- a CDS encoding RNA-guided endonuclease TnpB family protein: MQRRKVTLKLYPNAAQMARLEAWTRLHCELYNAALEERIDAWRKAGKHVSYYDQQNVLPQIKADRPEFVELGSHALQQTLRRLDLAFQAFFRRVKAGQTPGFPRFKSAKRFSGFAYPDPAGWKLMQHGGRGATLRIGSGEAALSIRARGRHRFGPDAKPNDITLTRRNSQWFVSVTLRVPDAACARQRTEEQRRGVDFGVTDWATFDDGQTIANPRWVREELPRLAALQRERARKRKGSLRHRRLGESIARLHDRIGNLRRDFVHKETTRMVQQYAVLATEQMAPKNMSRSAKGTVEAPGRRVRQKAGLNREMLSAAFGMVHQMLAYKAEEAGTRLHLSNTRQIKPSQRCAACWEIVPKTLAQRVHVCPHCGHTAPRDQNSALVVLIDANTPGTGVAARPKPLPRQRGKSRSLTRETPATTPCV, from the coding sequence ATGCAACGGCGCAAAGTCACGCTCAAGCTGTATCCCAATGCCGCGCAGATGGCGCGGCTGGAGGCGTGGACGCGGCTGCACTGCGAGTTGTACAACGCGGCGCTCGAAGAACGCATCGATGCCTGGCGCAAGGCCGGCAAGCATGTCTCCTACTACGACCAACAAAACGTCCTACCGCAGATCAAGGCAGATCGGCCTGAGTTCGTGGAGCTCGGCAGTCATGCCTTGCAGCAGACGCTGCGCCGCCTCGACTTGGCCTTCCAGGCGTTCTTTCGCCGCGTCAAAGCGGGGCAGACGCCCGGATTCCCACGGTTCAAGTCAGCGAAGCGGTTCTCGGGCTTTGCCTATCCTGATCCCGCGGGCTGGAAGCTCATGCAGCACGGCGGCCGTGGCGCGACGCTGCGCATCGGCAGTGGCGAGGCTGCCCTGTCCATCCGGGCGCGCGGGCGGCACCGCTTCGGGCCGGATGCCAAGCCCAACGACATCACGCTCACACGCCGCAACAGCCAGTGGTTCGTGTCGGTGACGCTGCGCGTGCCGGACGCCGCCTGTGCACGCCAGCGCACCGAGGAGCAGCGCCGGGGTGTGGACTTCGGCGTCACCGACTGGGCCACGTTCGACGATGGACAGACCATCGCCAACCCACGATGGGTGCGCGAGGAACTGCCGCGCCTTGCCGCCTTGCAGCGCGAACGCGCCAGAAAGCGCAAAGGATCGCTGCGTCACCGCCGCCTTGGCGAGAGCATCGCCCGGCTGCACGATCGCATTGGCAATCTGCGCCGGGACTTCGTGCACAAGGAGACGACCAGGATGGTGCAGCAATACGCGGTCCTGGCAACGGAGCAAATGGCCCCGAAAAATATGAGTCGCAGCGCGAAGGGCACGGTGGAAGCACCGGGCCGCCGCGTGAGGCAGAAGGCCGGGCTCAACCGAGAAATGCTCTCGGCAGCGTTCGGCATGGTGCATCAGATGCTCGCGTACAAAGCGGAAGAAGCTGGCACGCGATTGCATCTGAGCAACACGCGCCAGATCAAACCGTCGCAACGCTGCGCGGCGTGTTGGGAGATCGTGCCCAAGACGTTGGCGCAGCGTGTGCATGTGTGCCCGCACTGCGGGCACACGGCGCCGCGCGACCAGAACAGCGCGTTGGTGGTGCTCATCGACGCAAACACGCCTGGAACGGGCGTGGCGGCGAGACCCAAACCTCTGCCACGGCAACGTGGCAAGTCCAGGTCCTTGACCCGCGAAACCCCCGCGACAACGCCATGCGTTTAG
- the secD gene encoding protein translocase subunit SecD, translating to MNRYPLWKYLIMAAVLVVGFVYALPNFYGEAPAVQITSAHPGRDLPNATLLNQGTQALKVAGIEPVRGFISDSTLNFSFATTEIQLKARDVLAHALNPNRDNPNYIVAVNLLSLSPAWLTGLHAFPMYLGLDLRGGVHFLLQVDMQAAIQKKLDSIDGELKSALRDKDVRYTELHRVGDTVQLDFRDPEMFRAAQPIVKAVAGDSIITSEPSAAGGGSFSIKLSPQTIQQTETYAIKQNITTLHNRINELGVAEPVIQQQGSDRVVVELPGIQDTARAKDILGRTASLEVRMVDDSPEAQAALVSGGPAPAGDQKLYDRSGNALMVKKDVLLTGQNLTDAQTGFDPQNNQPAVFLTLDSRGSRIFRDVTRANIGKRTAMVLIDRHRAEVVTAPVIRSEIAGGRVQISGSMTVPEANDIALLLRAGALAAPMQIIEERTVGPSLGQQNIAQGFHSVTWGFLAIVAFMCVYYMLFGAVSSIALAVNLMLLIALLSMLQATLTLPGIAAMALALGMAIDSNVLINERIREELRNGANPQAAIATGYERAWATILDSNVTTLIAGLALLIFGSGAVRGFAVVHVLGILTSMFSAVFFSRGLVNLWYGRKRRLQAVSIGQIWKPEAVAVKSSAKR from the coding sequence ATGAACCGTTACCCGCTTTGGAAATACCTCATCATGGCCGCCGTGCTCGTGGTGGGGTTCGTGTATGCGCTGCCCAATTTCTATGGCGAGGCTCCGGCCGTGCAGATCACGTCTGCCCACCCAGGGCGCGACTTGCCAAATGCCACGTTGCTCAACCAAGGCACGCAGGCGCTGAAGGTGGCTGGCATCGAGCCCGTGCGGGGCTTCATCAGCGACTCCACGCTGAATTTCAGCTTCGCGACGACTGAAATACAGCTCAAGGCACGTGACGTCCTGGCCCATGCACTCAATCCCAACCGCGACAACCCGAACTACATCGTGGCGGTCAACCTGCTGAGCCTGTCGCCGGCCTGGCTAACCGGTCTGCACGCATTTCCCATGTACCTGGGCTTGGACCTTCGCGGGGGGGTCCACTTTCTATTGCAGGTGGACATGCAGGCGGCCATCCAGAAAAAGCTGGACTCCATCGATGGCGAGCTGAAGTCCGCGTTGCGCGACAAGGACGTGCGATACACCGAGTTGCACCGCGTTGGCGACACGGTGCAACTCGACTTCCGCGACCCCGAAATGTTTCGCGCGGCGCAGCCCATCGTGAAGGCAGTCGCAGGGGACTCCATCATCACCAGCGAGCCATCGGCAGCCGGCGGCGGCAGCTTCAGCATCAAGCTCAGCCCCCAAACCATCCAGCAAACCGAAACCTACGCCATCAAGCAAAACATCACCACGCTGCACAACCGCATCAATGAACTGGGTGTTGCGGAGCCTGTGATCCAGCAACAGGGATCCGACCGCGTGGTGGTGGAACTGCCTGGCATCCAGGACACGGCGCGCGCGAAGGACATCCTGGGCCGCACCGCGTCACTCGAAGTGCGGATGGTGGACGACAGCCCCGAAGCGCAGGCTGCCCTGGTCAGCGGCGGGCCGGCGCCCGCGGGCGACCAGAAACTCTACGATCGTTCCGGTAACGCACTGATGGTCAAGAAGGACGTGCTGCTCACCGGACAGAACCTCACGGACGCGCAAACCGGCTTTGACCCGCAAAACAACCAGCCCGCCGTGTTTCTCACGCTGGATTCTCGGGGCTCGCGCATCTTCCGTGACGTCACCCGAGCCAACATCGGCAAGCGCACGGCCATGGTGCTGATCGACCGCCACCGCGCGGAGGTTGTGACGGCTCCAGTCATCCGTAGCGAAATCGCTGGCGGCCGCGTGCAGATCTCCGGCAGCATGACAGTGCCCGAAGCCAATGACATTGCGCTGCTGCTGCGCGCCGGTGCTTTGGCCGCGCCCATGCAGATCATCGAGGAGCGCACCGTCGGCCCCAGTCTTGGCCAGCAGAATATCGCGCAAGGCTTCCACTCGGTGACGTGGGGTTTCCTCGCGATCGTCGCGTTCATGTGTGTGTATTACATGCTCTTTGGAGCGGTGTCCTCGATCGCGCTGGCGGTTAATCTCATGCTGCTCATCGCGCTGCTGTCAATGCTGCAGGCCACCCTCACGCTACCAGGCATCGCAGCCATGGCACTGGCGCTGGGCATGGCCATTGACTCGAACGTCTTGATCAACGAGCGCATCCGCGAAGAGTTGCGCAACGGCGCGAACCCTCAGGCGGCCATTGCCACGGGCTATGAGCGGGCCTGGGCGACCATTCTCGACTCCAACGTGACCACGCTGATCGCTGGTCTTGCCCTGCTCATCTTCGGCTCTGGCGCAGTGCGTGGCTTTGCCGTCGTGCACGTCCTGGGCATCCTGACCTCGATGTTCTCGGCCGTGTTCTTCTCGCGCGGATTGGTCAACCTGTGGTACGGACGCAAGCGCAGATTGCAGGCGGTGTCGATCGGGCAGATCTGGAAGCCTGAGGCCGTCGCAGTCAAATCTTCAGCCAAGCGCTGA
- the secF gene encoding protein translocase subunit SecF has protein sequence MEFFRIRRDIPFMRFAPVFNIVSALMFVAAVFFIFNRGLHLSIEFTGGTVMEVGYPQAANLDSIRGDVSKLGYGDVQVQTFGNAQDVVIRLPLREGQTSVQQSDKVLAALKSTNPQVLLRRTEFVGPQVGSELATDGLKALAFVIVGIMLYLAMRFEWKFSVAAIIANLHDVIIVLGFFALFQWEFSLPVLAAVLAVLGYSVNESVVIFDRVRENFRKYRKHTTVQVIDSAITNTISRTIITHGSTLAMAFSMFFFGGPALHFFALALIIGISMSIYSSVFVAAAIAMWLGVKREDMLKSGPGRPKNPNDPNAGAVV, from the coding sequence ATGGAATTTTTCCGCATCCGGCGCGACATCCCGTTTATGCGCTTTGCGCCGGTGTTTAACATCGTCTCGGCGCTGATGTTCGTCGCTGCCGTCTTCTTCATCTTCAACCGTGGGCTGCACCTGTCCATCGAATTCACCGGCGGCACTGTGATGGAGGTTGGCTACCCACAAGCTGCCAATCTCGACAGCATCCGCGGCGACGTGTCGAAACTCGGCTACGGCGACGTTCAGGTGCAAACCTTTGGCAACGCACAGGACGTGGTCATCCGCCTTCCGCTGCGCGAAGGCCAGACGAGCGTGCAGCAAAGCGACAAGGTCCTTGCCGCGCTCAAGTCGACGAATCCGCAAGTGCTGCTGCGCCGGACGGAATTCGTGGGCCCGCAGGTGGGCTCCGAGCTCGCCACGGACGGACTGAAGGCGCTGGCCTTCGTCATCGTCGGCATCATGCTTTACTTGGCCATGCGCTTCGAGTGGAAGTTCTCCGTGGCCGCCATCATCGCCAATCTGCACGACGTGATCATCGTGCTTGGCTTCTTCGCGCTATTCCAATGGGAATTCTCGCTGCCCGTACTCGCTGCAGTGCTGGCCGTGCTCGGCTATTCCGTGAACGAGTCAGTGGTGATATTCGATCGTGTGCGCGAGAACTTCCGCAAATATCGCAAGCACACCACCGTGCAGGTCATCGACAGTGCCATCACCAACACGATCAGCCGGACCATCATCACCCACGGGTCGACTTTGGCCATGGCGTTTTCCATGTTCTTTTTCGGCGGACCGGCGCTGCACTTCTTTGCGCTGGCGCTGATCATCGGCATTTCCATGAGCATCTACAGCTCCGTATTCGTTGCGGCAGCCATCGCCATGTGGCTGGGCGTCAAACGCGAAGACATGCTCAAGTCTGGCCCAGGCCGCCCGAAGAATCCGAACGATCCGAACGCCGGCGCTGTCGTGTAG
- a CDS encoding DUF494 domain-containing protein — protein sequence MFDILMYVYETYWHPEACPELGQLSRKLSAAGFETEEISDALDWLRGLEQSVAGSYTVGTPSENSIRLYAAQELDCLGVDAVGYLNFLESAGTLKPHLREIVVERALATGIKQLPLEQLKTIVLMVFWRLDEEPDALILDELFVEADDRVVH from the coding sequence ATGTTCGATATCCTCATGTACGTGTACGAAACCTATTGGCATCCGGAGGCCTGCCCGGAGCTTGGCCAGCTCTCGCGCAAGTTGAGTGCGGCTGGCTTTGAAACCGAGGAGATCAGTGACGCCCTCGATTGGCTGCGTGGCTTGGAGCAATCGGTGGCGGGAAGCTACACGGTCGGCACGCCCAGTGAAAACTCCATCCGGCTGTACGCGGCGCAAGAGCTGGATTGCCTTGGCGTGGACGCGGTGGGATATTTGAATTTCCTGGAGTCCGCTGGCACGCTCAAGCCTCACCTTCGCGAAATCGTGGTGGAGCGTGCGCTTGCCACCGGGATCAAGCAATTGCCACTGGAGCAGCTTAAGACCATCGTCCTGATGGTCTTTTGGCGCCTCGACGAAGAACCCGATGCGCTCATTCTCGATGAACTCTTCGTCGAGGCCGACGACCGCGTGGTTCACTGA